One part of the Candidatus Eisenbacteria bacterium genome encodes these proteins:
- the recG gene encoding ATP-dependent DNA helicase RecG — translation MGPQRARLLARLGLETAADLARHFPRRHVDRTTLVPVSQLRPGDRAGVLVRVVSGEARRTRSGRTDFVARVADDTGPLTAIFYHQSYLSRILVPGVEVMLWGTPEYGREGVLRGPEFEVVSDEDREQLHLGRIVPLYPGTAGLSQRAMRGWVRQALEGLAPPVEALPADLLAARSLMPAAEALREIHFPSDWGRLARARDRFVFEEFLALQWTLLTRRARVRSVPSPVLDCAAAAARAFVDALPFMLTGPQHAALEAIGADLRSGHAMQRLLLGDVGSGKTVVALTACAAAQAAGRQAAVLAPTEILARQHFASAQRFMAPLGTRVALVVSAMKAKERRTVLAALEAGEVDLAVGTHALLEERVRFRSLALAVIDEQHRFGVEQRARMADKARGVHQLILTATPIPRTLALALYGDLDVTAMRGKPPGRQPVRTRLSSNDRRESIYEYMEERVREGRQAYVVYPAVEESDRSSRKAATRMCAELRRHPRLGRLRIGLAHGQLPAAERQTAMDAFRRGELDVLVATTVIEVGVDVPNACFMLVEQAELFGLSQLHQLRGRVGRGPHGSVFAMLPSEEAGQEALARLRVLEQTEDGFKIAEEDLKLRGPGEVAGTRQSGLPELRLADLARDLSALEAAREEAAILVREDPELVAPGHAGLRALLEGVRGARRLATTA, via the coding sequence GTGGGCCCGCAGCGGGCGCGCCTGCTGGCCCGGTTGGGGCTCGAGACGGCGGCCGACCTGGCGCGCCACTTCCCGCGCCGACACGTGGACCGGACCACCCTGGTGCCGGTCTCCCAGCTGCGCCCCGGCGACCGCGCCGGGGTGCTGGTCCGGGTGGTGAGCGGCGAGGCCCGCCGCACCCGGTCCGGCCGGACCGACTTCGTCGCCCGGGTGGCGGACGACACCGGCCCGCTGACGGCCATCTTCTACCACCAGTCCTACCTGTCCCGGATCCTGGTCCCCGGGGTGGAAGTGATGCTGTGGGGCACCCCCGAGTACGGCCGCGAAGGGGTGCTGCGGGGGCCCGAGTTCGAAGTGGTCAGCGACGAGGATCGCGAGCAGCTGCACCTGGGCCGCATCGTGCCGCTCTATCCCGGCACCGCGGGCCTGAGCCAGCGGGCGATGCGCGGCTGGGTCCGCCAGGCCCTCGAGGGCCTGGCGCCGCCCGTGGAGGCGCTGCCCGCGGACCTGCTGGCGGCCCGAAGCCTGATGCCCGCCGCGGAGGCGCTGCGCGAAATCCACTTTCCTTCCGACTGGGGGCGGCTGGCACGAGCCCGCGACCGATTCGTGTTCGAAGAATTCCTGGCCCTCCAGTGGACCCTGCTCACGCGCAGGGCCCGGGTGCGCTCCGTCCCCTCGCCGGTGCTGGACTGCGCCGCCGCGGCCGCGCGGGCTTTCGTGGACGCGCTGCCCTTCATGCTGACCGGGCCCCAGCACGCGGCGCTGGAAGCCATCGGGGCCGACCTGCGTTCGGGCCATGCGATGCAGCGGCTGCTGCTGGGCGACGTGGGCTCCGGCAAGACGGTGGTGGCGCTCACCGCCTGCGCCGCGGCCCAGGCCGCCGGGCGCCAGGCGGCGGTGCTGGCCCCCACGGAGATCCTCGCCCGCCAGCACTTCGCGTCCGCGCAGCGCTTCATGGCCCCCCTGGGCACGCGCGTGGCGCTGGTGGTCTCGGCCATGAAGGCGAAGGAGCGCCGGACGGTGCTGGCGGCGCTGGAGGCCGGCGAGGTGGACCTGGCCGTGGGCACGCACGCGCTGCTGGAGGAGCGCGTGAGGTTCCGCTCGCTGGCGCTGGCGGTGATCGACGAACAGCATCGCTTCGGCGTGGAGCAGCGCGCCCGCATGGCCGACAAAGCGCGCGGCGTCCACCAGCTCATCCTCACCGCCACGCCCATCCCGCGCACCCTGGCGCTGGCGCTCTACGGCGACCTGGACGTCACCGCGATGCGCGGCAAGCCGCCGGGCCGCCAGCCGGTGCGCACCCGGCTCTCCAGCAATGACCGGCGCGAGTCCATCTACGAGTACATGGAGGAGCGGGTGCGGGAGGGGCGCCAGGCCTACGTAGTGTACCCCGCGGTGGAGGAGAGCGACCGCTCCAGCCGCAAGGCGGCCACCCGGATGTGCGCGGAGCTGCGGCGCCACCCGCGCTTGGGCCGCCTGCGCATCGGACTGGCGCACGGGCAGCTGCCGGCCGCGGAGCGGCAGACCGCCATGGACGCCTTCCGGCGCGGGGAGCTGGATGTCCTGGTGGCCACCACGGTGATCGAGGTCGGCGTGGACGTGCCCAATGCGTGCTTCATGCTGGTGGAGCAGGCCGAGCTGTTCGGGTTGTCGCAGCTGCACCAGTTGCGGGGGCGCGTGGGGCGCGGTCCGCACGGTTCCGTTTTCGCGATGCTGCCCTCCGAGGAAGCGGGGCAGGAGGCGCTGGCGCGGTTGCGCGTGCTGGAGCAGACGGAGGACGGGTTCAAGATCGCCGAGGAAGACCTGAAGCTCCGGGGCCCGGGCGAGGTGGCGGGCACGCGCCAGAGCGGCCTGCCGGAACTGCGGCTGGCGGACCTGGCGCGCGACCTTTCGGCGCTGGAGGCGGCGCGGGAGGAGGCGGCGATCCTGGTGCGGGAGGATCCGGAGCTTGTGGCGCCCGGGCATGCGGGGTTGCGGGCGTTGCTCGAAGGCGTGCGCG
- a CDS encoding 50S ribosomal protein L28, whose translation MARKCEVCGKGIQGGNRVSHAHNISKRRWLPNLKNVRVVQAGRTVQIRICTRCLRSDRVQKAASKSKVASTA comes from the coding sequence ATGGCTCGCAAGTGCGAAGTCTGCGGCAAGGGGATCCAGGGCGGCAACCGGGTCAGCCACGCCCACAATATCTCCAAGCGCCGCTGGCTCCCCAATCTGAAGAACGTGCGCGTGGTGCAGGCCGGCCGCACCGTGCAGATCCGCATCTGCACCCGCTGCCTGCGCAGCGACCGCGTCCAGAAGGCCGCCTCGAAGAGCAAGGTGGCCTCCACCGCGTAG